The window ACCCAGATGATAACAAAAGGTCTTGATTTTGACCGCGTGCAGGTTGTGGGCATCATTAACGCCGATCATCTTCTGAATTTTCCTGACTTCCGTTCCTTTGAACGTGCTTTCCAGCTGATGGAGCAGGTAAGCGGCCGGGCCGGGAGAAGAGACCGGCAGGGAAAGGTGATCATTCAGACTTCCCAACCGGAGCACAGAATCATACGGGCCGTAATGAAACATGATTTTTATGCCATGCTCAGGGAAGAACTGCACGAACGCAAAACCTTTCAGTATCCTCCCTTTTCGCGTCTCATCCGCATAACGGTCAGGCACAGTTCAGAAGACAAAACAACCCGTGCCGCTCTTCACCTTGCAGAAACCCTCCGTGAAACTTTCCCGGGAAGAGTAACAGGCCCGGATCTTCCTGTAGTGGGCAGAATCCAGAACAAGTACCTGAGAAATATCCTCATTAAACTGGAACGGGGAAAGAACCTTGAAGCCGACAGAAAAAAGGTTGCTGCCATACTGGAACAGGCAAAGCTGGTTCCGCTTCTTAAGGGCGTTGATATTGTTCCGGATGTGGATCCCTTTTAACCTGAAGCAGAATTAATCATCAAATTGCTATCTTTGGCCTCCTAAAATTTTGCATTGTGACAACCCGTTCAATAAAGGAAGCTTTTGAAGGATTTTCGCGCCTTCGCGTTATGATTATCGGTGATGTTATGGTCGATTCCTACCTGTGGGGTAAGGTGGAACGCATATCGCCCGAAGCACCGGTTCCCATCGTAACATGTACCAACAGGGAAGACCGGCTGGGAGGTGCTGCCAACGTGGCCCTGAATATCCGCAGCCTGGGTGCATCAGCCCTCCTCTGTTCGGTAATAGGAAACGACACGGCAGGAAAAACCTTCATCAGGTTGCTGAAACAAAATAAAATGGAAACTGCCGGCATCCTTTATGACTCAACCCGAAAAACGACCCAGAAAACCCGCATTATCAGCAGTAATCAGCATTTACTGAGGGTTGACGAAGAGGATACCCACTATCTGCAACCTCATACCGAAACCCTGCTTCTTGAAGCGATACGCGCACTGGTTTCGCGGATAAAAATTGATGCCGTAATTTTTCAGGATTACGACAAGGGAGTTATCACACCGCGCATTATTGAAGAAACATCAAAACTCTTCCAGGAGGCTGGCATTCCGGTACTGGTTGATCCCAAAAAACGCAATTTTGCCTTATACAGGAATGCTACCGTTTTTAAACCCAATTTCAGGGAATTTGCCGAAGGCGTAAAGGCTGACATTTCGCGCAATGACAGGGAGAAAATTGCCCGGGAAGCCTCAGCATTTCTCCAAAAGACAGGACATAAATATTTGCTGCTCACTCTTTCGGAGCAAGGGGTGTTGATAACCGACGGCCGCGAATCGCATCACATTCCGGCACATGTTAGAGACATCGCCGATGTTTCGGGAGCCGGCGATACGGTAATAAGTGTTGCCGCCCTTTGTTTTGCGTCAGGACTTTCTCCTCTGGTAACTGCTGAAATTGTCAATCTTGCCGGAGGTATTGTGTGTGAAAAGGTTGGGGTGGTTCCTGTCGACAGGGAACAGTTGCTGCAGGAAAGCCTTCAGCTGGATTTTGTGAAATAAGACCTGAATTTTGGGGAACTTTTGTATCTTTGCAGACCTAAAACCATTTTCGGGGTGTGGCGCAGTTGGTTAGCGCGCTACGTTCGGGACGTAGAGGCCGGTGGTTCGAGTCCACTCACCCCGACGAACATTTTTTTTAAAAATATCTTAAAATTCACCAGAAGCCCGCAGAATAAAGCCTGCGGGCTTCTGTCGTTTTGGCAGCGCCCATTGTTTTAGCTCAAAAAATGCCATTTTTTCCTATTTTCGTGCAACGGTTGTGCAACGCCGTGCAACGAGGCCAAAAAACCCGTTGCACGCATGTAATATCAAGGGTTTTTAAACTTTCCAAAATGATGCATCTCAAATTTTTTATGATGAAAAAGATTCCTGTTACTACGCGCCCTTAAAGGATGAAATACATCTCGTTAAAATTGATGCCTTTACCGACATTGTAAATTATTACAAAGTACTCTTTCATGAGGTGATCCACTCTACAAAGCACCCATCAAGGCTTGGCAGGGGAAAACCATTGAAAGATTCACATAACAGCAAAGCTGAATATGCAGCTGAAGAACTTGTGGCGGAAATCGGAGCCGCTATAATGGCAACTGAACTTAGCCTAATTTACGACCGCCAAAATACAATAGTATATTTGAAAGGCTGGCTCGATGAAGCCGTTAAGAAGTCAGGCAAAGACCAGGATTCTATATTGCTCGAAGCCTACGGGTATGCCATTGATGCAGTAGAATACTTGCTGAAAGACGTTGATGTTGATAAAATATTGCCAAAATCAATATTAGAGCGTGCCAAAACAGAAGGGGAAAAGCCGGAAGAAAAATCTGAAAAAGAATCAGGGAAAGATAAATTGCCTAAAGCATCCAGTTCACAAACAACTTTATGGGGAATTGGGAATAGAATTGATATTATTGAAATAAACAATCAGTTTAATCACGAAATAGATTTACTTTCCAAAAACAAGCTACCTAAAAATCATATCTTCAAACTTGGTGATCCCACTGAAAAACTGCTTGCAGCAGGGATTCCTAATTTAGAAATTGAATTATCAGCATCAAGGTTGCTAAACAAATCAAAACAAGAGGAACATAAATTTGAGCTGACTGAATTAAGAAATCTCCCAATCCTCATTCAAAATCCTATTGCGGTATTCAGAAGTGCAACACAATTAGGTGCATTTGTAGTAATGCTCGAGATTGAAAAAAAAGGTAAACCATTTGTTGTTGCGCTGCATTTAAAAGCCTTCGGCAACAACCACATCAACAGCATACGATCTATTCATTATAGAAAAGCAAGGCATCTCATTAACTGGATAAAAGAAAAACTACTTTTGTGGGTCGACAAAGAAAAAGCTCTTAATTGGCTATCCAAACAGCGGTACAATTCCGCTGACGTTGGATATACAATTAAGAGCGTCACAAATATAATAAAAAACTTTGTCAATCCCAACAATGAATCTGATAATTCACTTGGAAGAAACTCACTGGGGTTAGTTAACCTCTAACTCTGAAAGGAGATACGTATAATGTTTCGATGGGAATCTCAAATTTTTCGAAAAGACGTTTAGCATAATTGGTTATTTCATTTAAATGCCAGCTATCATTGATTTTAATCATTTTAAGATCCGAAAGCATCTGTATAAGGTCATTCACAGAATATTTTTTAA of the Bacteroidales bacterium genome contains:
- a CDS encoding D-glycero-beta-D-manno-heptose-7-phosphate kinase — encoded protein: MIIGDVMVDSYLWGKVERISPEAPVPIVTCTNREDRLGGAANVALNIRSLGASALLCSVIGNDTAGKTFIRLLKQNKMETAGILYDSTRKTTQKTRIISSNQHLLRVDEEDTHYLQPHTETLLLEAIRALVSRIKIDAVIFQDYDKGVITPRIIEETSKLFQEAGIPVLVDPKKRNFALYRNATVFKPNFREFAEGVKADISRNDREKIAREASAFLQKTGHKYLLLTLSEQGVLITDGRESHHIPAHVRDIADVSGAGDTVISVAALCFASGLSPLVTAEIVNLAGGIVCEKVGVVPVDREQLLQESLQLDFVK